The genomic DNA ATACTTACGAGTTGCCTGATGGCTATACCTACAGTGGAAACGGCCGAACTTGGATTTGCGGAGCAAATTTTCAAACAATCGAAATCGAGGTCTTTGCACTGGCTTCCAGTAACTAAATCAGATGTTTCTGATTTGATGAACAGCCTGTAACTGCTGATATGTTTTCACTTGATGTTGTCTTGTTGCCGTTCGTCCAAGTTGTCTGATTTCTCAATTTGATGTGTTTTTTCTGGAAGCTTTAGTCAGCAATTAGGTGCTACCATTTGACTCCACATGCAGTCTACCAATCACCTTGATGCAACGAATAGGTTAATTTATTTATCGCATGCAAACTAGATAGCGCGTACATCAGACCAGATATATTTCCAGTCATTCATAGTACGTGTGCGCGCAATCGCTAGACTATACGATGAAGACGCTAGCATTTCtactcgttctcgtcgtgcAAACCAATTCGTTCTTCCTCCCGAAGATCCCTATTCTTGTTTGTCTTCGCTTCCAGTAGCCTAGGCACAACGCCTTTTCGAGGGCGTCTAGTCGGAAACTCGGCATATGCTATATATCAGAACAGCGGGTTTGGTCCAACATTTGGATATGATCCcgaccttaattaaaattgcGGATAATAGTAATTCGAATACATGAATTGGGGATTTACGTACGAGACACCTGATGGCTATGACGGCGGAGAATGGGTTTGCGAGGTTAGTTTTCAAACGACCGAAATTGAGGTGTTCGCGGCTTCCGGAAAATAAATGAGACGTTTCGGATTACCTTGCATGTCTATTATAGCCAAGTCCTTGTCACCATTGATTCATTTGATGTGTTCGCGGCGGAGAAAAATTTGGTAACGCGCGTTAAATTTACGTTCTTTTCGTCCTCCAGGGTATGGAAACGGTTCCAAAGGATCTTCGTCAGCTTCGAGCCTGTTTGCTTTGCTCTCTAATAAAGGTATAAGACACTTGGCTTTGTTTGAGAGAAGGGGCCTCTTTTGGGGGTATTCGGTTCAAACTTGTTCTGGCGTACTCGCCGTATGCTGCCGTCTGTTCCGAAGACagaacgtttcttttctaagcGCAGAGGGCGTTTCCCCAGAGTTCAGGGGTTCACCGCTCGCTCCTCTCCCACTCGTGAATATTCGATTTAGAAATGTCAATCAATTACAGCGTAGGCTGGGTAGGCACTCGATCATCGCCATGGCTGGTAGCTCTCCCTCGAAAGACGCGGACGACTACGGTCTGGACGCACCAGTTCAGTGTTTTAGGCAGTGCACGGAAGTCATTGAAAAGGACGCAGGACTCGATCAGGTTAACCGAGCCGTGGACGAGCACGAGTTTTTGCTCTTTGCTGGTCTGGTGTACGCACATGGTGATTCGTCCGACTTCAAGACAAAGACCATGGCATGCATCGAAAAATTTTTCCCGTCTCTTCCTAATCTACCGTTTCGGCTTTCCAATGCGGTTAGCAGTCTACTTAATCTgagaaaatcgtttctcaAGTCAAGCCACAGCCGTGCTGAAACAGTCTGCCATTTAGAAAGACTTCTAAAGGATTCCTGGGTGTTGCGCGAAAATACGAGTGCAATTTCGGGTCTTGAAGACTGTAAGGGTGACTTTTCAGCAAAAGCTTATTTGAAGGTCCTGCATATCTTTAATACAGCAGTCAAAGCTCAAAAAGATGTACCAAGCGAGTTTTCTATAGATATAGACTATTCGGTCTGGTATTATTGTAAGTTTTATGACAGCTGTCGAGATAAACTGACTTCAATGAAATCAAGGACCAGTTATAAGCATGGTCTCTTACGATGCCTGAAGGCGTATGATGCACTTGAGAAGTTGCTAGGGTACAATCCAACTATGATAAGGATGGAAAACGAGCTTCGAATGAGATCGCCTGAAACGACAGCTGCCGGTAAAGATCGCTGTGAAGACCACGAAGATATTAAAATCAAACAGATATCTGAGTTGAGGTGATTTGTGATCGTTGTGGGGAAGTTACTGTCTTAACCTTTCTAATTAACGGCATAGGGAAAGAGTTGCTAGTCAAATGCAAGAAATAGAAAAGCTTGAGGTAGCGTTTTCATAGACTATCGTACAAGTCACTGATGACCTACAACAGAGTTTGGTGCAAGAACTGCAACGTGAAAAAGAGGAGATGGGGAGATCTAAAGGCCCGAGGTACCTCGTTTTGCTTTTCAGAGTCGCGCCTCATTGACTGTGCTCTGTAGCATGGCTGAAATATCAGATCCTCGTCGTTCCAGCGAAGTTGCTAGGCGTTTTGATGATTTGTTTCTAAGCACCTTCTCCCTGTATGAAAacgttgaagagaaagacggaaaaaaGTATAACGAGAGGCTATGGGCGGAGAGAACGCTGACCTTACTTGAAGTATAAGTGGTGGTGCATTGTTTAGACCTACTGTAGTTGCATTGAGCATGATTTAGACTGTCATTACCGCAGCGAAAGACAGACTTGCTGCTGAAGGAAGAAGGCTTGCGGAGCAATTTGACATTGCTCGCAACACGACAGAAATGAACAAAAAAGTGCTCGTATGTGCTCTGATTATTTGCAGAATTTCTTCCAGCAGAAGCCACGTTATATCTATCTTTGAGGTGATAGCTGTGCTTTATTTTAACAGTGTGATCATTGTCATTTTAGAACGTAAAAGGCAACGTTGAGAAAAGGCCGTGGTTCACGAAACTATCATCAGATACAAAGGAAGTAATTCGGCATTTTCTCAAACAGTGTGCACCAGTGTTCTGGGATGTGGTGCTCCAAAAAATTCCTTTATATCTTGACTGGTCTAAAGAGACCTTTGATCCTCATTGGCACACTCACGGATACGGCTCCAATGAAAAGAGTTTGAAAATCAAGTACTTCCTGTGGCCAAGCCTTATTCAAGAAAAGACTATGAAAGCCTTAGTCAAGGGCAAAGTGATAGCGGGTGACGACGAAGTTCCGGAAGCTGAATTCAATTAGCGTGAAGTGGATAATCTTATTTGTTAGATTGACGTAATTTTGATTTCGTAATTAGGATTGTCTGACAGACTGACAGATTGACCGACATCGAAAGTAGATTAGCTCGAGAAGATTGGAGCTGCGCATCGTCGTAGCTACCGTTTATTTAGTGCAGTAATCCCTAGCCGCTGACAATGGCTTCGAGTCTTATAGAACCCATCTTTTCCGATGAAGAGGATGCTGCTGAGTACGGTTTCGATATGCTGCGGGAAAAGCGTGAAGGCCCCGTTGTAGTGGCGATTGACATCGGGACGACATTTAGCGGCTAcgctctttctttctccagCGATAAGTATGCAATTTTTGCGATGAAGACAACCGATCCCAATCGTCCGCGGAGTGGCCGTCAATCGACGAAAGTGCCCACGACTCTCCTGCTAAAACCGGACTGCAGTTTTCATTCTTTCGGTCACCAAGCACTCGTGCACTACAATCGAGAACTTGACGAGAGTGAACAAAAGGAATGGCTTTATTTTGAACGATTCAAAATGAAGCTTCACTCTCAGAAGGTACCGATACGGGCTTCAACGAGCGTGGGACTTAACGGCTGCTTTCTGCGTAGAAACTGACGAGACAGACGCCCGTTTCCGCTGCAAATGGACGCGAGCTGCCTGTGGGAACGATATTTGCTCACGCCCTCCGTCACTTCAGGAACACGGCTTTAGCAGAGTGCAAGGTGTATGCAGGAGCTGAGCTGAAGGATACCGATGTTCAGTGGGTTGTCACAGTGCCGGCTATTTGGGATGGCGGTGCCAAACAGACGATGCGAGAGGCAGCTTACGCGGTACAAGCGTACTAAAGCTGCAGCGTTCTTGATtagattttttatttttcaataGGCCGGGCTAGCTTCAGAAATGAAACCAGAAGCAGTTCAAATCGCCCTGGAACCGGAATCGGCGTCAATCTACTGCAAGTCGCTAAAGCGCATCGGAAGATCCAGCGAAGATGCTCAATATGTATGCGAGGCCTTCATGGAAGGATCGACGTATCTCCTTGCAGATTTGGGTGGCGGCACAGCTGATGTGACCGTGCACAAAGTTTCGTCCACCGGGAAAATGAAAGAACGTCATCGTGCCACTGGAGGTGCTTGGGGTGGAACCTACGTTGATCAGAATTTTGTCAAACTCTTAGAGTCAATATTCACCAAAGACTGGATAAGGTCTTACAGAGATGAAAATCCAGGTGACTGGGTTGACTTGATGACGGTAAAGTTTGAAACCAGCAAGCGCTTGGCTTCTGCAAATTCAACAATGTATGTTGAATTTCCTCACTCCTTTCATGATTTTGTTAGAGAGAGCGGGTCGTCTATCGAGAGATGCATCAGTTCTGCAAAAAATCCTAATTTGAAATTCTCTCGTGGTTCCTTAGCAATGAAGTACGCGGAAGTGAGGAAGTTGTTCAATTCTGTATTGGACAACATTGTCGTTCATTTGAAATCAGTTATTAAGAAAGTGGGCGGGGTTAACTACATTATACTTGTGGGCGGCTTTGCAACTTCTCAGCTGCTGCAAACCCGCATTCGCGATGACTTTGAAAAGTCCTTGAAATTGCGCGTTATTATTCCGCCAGAAAGTTCTCTTGCTGTTGTCATGGGAGCAGTTTTGTTTGGACATGATCCTACCCagatttcttctcgttgctGTCGATACAGCTATGGTACTGACTACATTGATACTCGGTCAGTTAAGAGAGATTGGAAGTTTCAAACGTATGTCAAGAAAAACCAAGAAATTGGTCTAAATGACAAAGTCACCCATACCTTTCGTCCCTTATATGCTGAACAAACAAAATGTAAATTTGGTGTGTATGAGTCTGATAGCGAGAACCCTGTAATGATAAATGAGCCAGATGTAAGAGAAGTTGCAAGTTTCGTTCTTCCAATGCCAGATACTAGGAAAGGACTtgacagaaaaatattcacAACAATGCTATTTGGCTTGACTGAAATTGCAGTTGAGTCACTAGACGAAACAAGTGGAAAACAGATTGGAGGAAACGTTCAATTGGACTTTTTGAGCTAAATTTTCCTGTTCTGAAAAATTCGTTGGTGTTGTTGTCAAGacatttttcaattttgtgTTTGTATTGTTGCAGGTAGAATAAGCATGAACCTTTGCAACCATTTTAGCTCTGACAATAAcacggattgtagagtaTACAATCCGTGATAAAAATGTGTTTAGGCTTATATCCGGGACATTTTGATTGCTTCTCTGATTGGTTCGACTCAGACATCCGGGACGGGACAGAGCATCTTCAACGctcgatttcaaaaaaatggcgagaaagaaaggcGCTTGCCCTTTCGAAAACGTCCCGAACGGCCTAACCGACGACATAGAAGACATCCTATGCGGCAATAGCAATGCCCACCTCTTCGCAATGTccctcgacgtcatcgaacaGCTAAAAGATCGCTGGGAGACTCACTACGACTTCATGGACGACTACGTCTATCAAGCATTCGAAACGTGCGCACACACGCATCATTCCGACGCCCGTCGATCCTTTTATCTAGGCGAAAAGCCCTTCCGCGCACGCCGGGCGTCAAACGACCCCAAACGCGCAgtcgaaaaaaagcgaaagacaaTCAACGCGATCGAATCACTCGCCAGCTATTCGGCGACAATTcgccgcccgtcgacgacgatcgcgagacGGAACCGTCGAGAAAAGtcgtcaaattcgacgacgaaacgaaggagaacgagaaaCCGAAACAGCGACGCGGAAGAAAAAACGGTTGGATTGAAGAGTGTGACGCGCGAGATtacaaaaacgtttttttcaattaggaaagaaaaatgaaaagatgGTAGAGGAGGAGATGTCTGAAGATGTAGATGAGAGACCGTtggcgtcgagcgtcgatgaggaagaagacgacgtcgttttcgtttgtaTGACAACGGGTCATGATAACGATAGTAAGGAGGCGTATATGTTACCTTGAAACTATTGGTATTacgtgatcttttttttagcCGCGGTGGAGAATTTTGTTGAAGGAAATGATGTTGCTGGGGCTATTGTTGATGATGGAAAAGGTGTCCCTCTCCCCCTTGATTACCTATGTCTCATTTAGTTTTATTTCTAGAGATGAGCGACAAGGAGAGTCTGAAAATGAGTGATGCTGCGCCTGATGATGCTGGTATGAATACGCGTTGTAttgatgattttttgtttggaaATGTGCCCGTTTGCTTCTTTGAGGAGATCAACTTGCGAGCGAAAAGAGCGGCACTGAAGACAATGACGCTATGGAGGAGGCAAGTGGTAAGCCAAAAAAGAAGCCCAAGAAGAAGGGAGGCAGGGCaccgaaacgaaagaagaaaggccGCGTAGTTCGTAAAGCTGCAGATGATAAGGAAGAGTCGTCGACTGCAGATGAGAATAGGGCACAGGCAGACTTGCCTGcagctgaagaagaagcagaaagagTTGTCCTTTCTGGCGGCACAATGACTGAGAACAAGGAGGAATCAATCGTTGCTACCACTGTAGGTGATGATGACACAGAATCCATTGTGAAAGAAACGGAAATGAAGGTTGACGAAATGGAGAAAGACTCTGAGCTCCTGGCAACGGAGAATGAGCATATTGAGAGGGATCTGCAATCGTGGCTTCAGGAAGATGGAATCAGTTCTGACAATTGGGAGTTGATTTATAGAGGCACTAGAGATGGCTTCAATAAGGGTCCAACAATAACCCTCATTAAATCGGTAGGAGACTGCATATTTGGAGGCTATAGTGATGTCTCGTGGAGTAGTAGTAGCTCAGGGTATGTCCGCAGTACAGACGCTTTCCTGTTTGTCTTCGTTTCCAGTAGCCTAGGCACAACGCCTTTTCGAGGGCATGTAGTCGGAGACCCTGCCTGTATGCTATATATCAGGACAGCGGGTGGGGCCCAACATTTGGATATGGTCCCGACCTTCAATTGCGGATAATAGTGACTCAAATACTAAGAGTTACCTGAATTGGGCATTCACCTACGAGGCACCGGATGGCTACGACGGTGGAGAATGGGTTTGCGGGGTTAGTTTTCAAACAACCGAAATTGAAGTGTTTTCTCTGGCTTCCGGAGACATTTTGGATTGCCTGTCACTGCATATGTGTCACCTTTGATTTAGTTGTCAATGAGAGATGTCACTGAAGCCACTAGGGTGGTTtgactattaattaagatcAATGATGCAACGCATCACGAGATCTAGCGCTCTACGCGTGATATGGAAGAtttcaagatggcggcgcGGAGAAGAACTCgtactactgtactgtacgtgaAGCTCGAACAACGAGCGAACGAGtcaggaaaaggaagaagagaacgacggGACTCAATgtttctaaagcgtttcgattcgtcgcggaAGCGATGTCTGCACGGCCACCCTGTCATCAGAGATTAAGTAGGAGGCTCCTACTTAATCTCTGCTGTCATCATCATTTTAGTAGCGCACGTCGATCAAAGATGTCcgacggcgaagaaatgCAAAGAGAGGAGCCTAGCCGCCACTAAAGGGCCCGATGCGTGCtgcgaaaagcgaaacaaGTTTGCCTTTACAGTTCGAGACAATGATTTTGATCCAATTGGACGAGCGAAGCTGAAAACGAGGCTGGAAATGAAGATTCGCCGCATTGATGCCTGACGGACTTCTCGCGAAGACTCCATCGCGGACTCTAGTGGGCAACTAGGCGTAATTTCGGCGAGATTCAGCCGAGGTCCCCAACCTTTTCCTCCAAATAAGCGTccacgttaattaattagtgaaTAAAATAACGccataaaataaataataatatcaGACGTGAATTCCATTCTTTAAACATACAGATCGTGATTGACTCCTGGAGGTCATGCACACCTGGAAGTATAAATAAGACGGGTTGGGTTAGACCTGTTTCATATCACTCCTGCGAACGACGGTGTACCAGAACATAGGCAATGcagttctttctctttcttgctACTGTTTCATCACTGATATTCGAATGGGGGAGAAGTACAAGCGCGTGCCAAAATGCGTTCCTCCGAGTCATCCGGTCCGCAGAAGGACCCACGGTCTGCATGTCGTTGAACCAGTACCAGAACGCAACGAAAGGAGAGGTTTGACACTTTACTACTAAACCTTTGTACTCGTCACGGTCACGTATATATAGAAAGGAGAGAGGGGAG from Oscarella lobularis chromosome 11, ooOscLobu1.1, whole genome shotgun sequence includes the following:
- the LOC136192702 gene encoding uncharacterized protein, which codes for MAGSSPSKDADDYGLDAPVQCFRQCTEVIEKDAGLDQVNRAVDEHEFLLFAGLVYAHGDSSDFKTKTMACIEKFFPSLPNLPFRLSNAVSSLLNLRKSFLKSSHSRAETVCHLERLLKDSWVLRENTSAISGLEDCKGDFSAKAYLKVLHIFNTAVKAQKDVPSEFSIDIDYSVWYYCKFYDSCRDKLTSMKSRTSYKHGLLRCLKAYDALEKLLGYNPTMIRMENELRMRSPETTAAGKDRCEDHEDIKIKQISELRERVASQMQEIEKLESLVQELQREKEEMGRSKGPSMAEISDPRRSSEVARRFDDLFLSTFSLYENVEEKDGKKYNERLWAERTLTLLETVITAAKDRLAAEGRRLAEQFDIARNTTEMNKKVLVCALIICRISSSRSHVISIFENVKGNVEKRPWFTKLSSDTKEVIRHFLKQCAPVFWDVVLQKIPLYLDWSKETFDPHWHTHGYGSNEKSLKIKYFLWPSLIQEKTMKALVKGKVIAGDDEVPEAEFN
- the LOC136193083 gene encoding heat shock 70 kDa protein 12A-like, which codes for MASSLIEPIFSDEEDAAEYGFDMLREKREGPVVVAIDIGTTFSGYALSFSSDKYAIFAMKTTDPNRPRSGRQSTKVPTTLLLKPDCSFHSFGHQALVHYNRELDESEQKEWLYFERFKMKLHSQKKLTRQTPVSAANGRELPVGTIFAHALRHFRNTALAECKVYAGAELKDTDVQWVVTVPAIWDGGAKQTMREAAYAAGLASEMKPEAVQIALEPESASIYCKSLKRIGRSSEDAQYVCEAFMEGSTYLLADLGGGTADVTVHKVSSTGKMKERHRATGGAWGGTYVDQNFVKLLESIFTKDWIRSYRDENPGDWVDLMTVKFETSKRLASANSTMYVEFPHSFHDFVRESGSSIERCISSAKNPNLKFSRGSLAMKYAEVRKLFNSVLDNIVVHLKSVIKKVGGVNYIILVGGFATSQLLQTRIRDDFEKSLKLRVIIPPESSLAVVMGAVLFGHDPTQISSRCCRYSYGTDYIDTRSVKRDWKFQTYVKKNQEIGLNDKVTHTFRPLYAEQTKCKFGVYESDSENPVMINEPDVREVASFVLPMPDTRKGLDRKIFTTMLFGLTEIAVESLDETSGKQIGGNVQLDFLS
- the LOC136192919 gene encoding caldesmon-like isoform X2, with protein sequence MARKKGACPFENVPNGLTDDIEDILCGNSNAHLFAMSLDVIEQLKDRWETHYDFMDDYVYQAFETRKALPRTPGVKRPQTRSRKKAKDNQRDRITRQLFGDNSPPVDDDRETEPSRKVVKFDDETKENEKPKQRRGRKNGKKNEKMVEEEMSEDVDERPLASSVDEEEDDVVFVCMTTGHDNDTAVENFVEGNDVAGAIVDDGKEMSDKESLKMSDAAPDDADQLASEKSGTEDNDAMEEASGKPKKKPKKKGGRAPKRKKKGRVVRKAADDKEESSTADENRAQADLPAAEEEAERVVLSGGTMTENKEESIVATTVGDDDTESIVKETEMKVDEMEKDSELLATENEHIERDLQSWLQEDGISSDNWELIYRGTRDGFNKGPTITLIKSVGDCIFGGYSDVSWSSSSSGYVRSTDAFLFVFVSSSLGTTPFRGHVVGDPACMLYIRTAGGAQHLDMVPTFNCG
- the LOC136192919 gene encoding caldesmon-like isoform X1, producing MARKKGACPFENVPNGLTDDIEDILCGNSNAHLFAMSLDVIEQLKDRWETHYDFMDDYVYQAFETRKALPRTPGVKRPQTRSRKKAKDNQRDRITRQLFGDNSPPVDDDRETEPSRKVVKFDDETKENEKPKQRRGRKNGKKNEKMVEEEMSEDVDERPLASSVDEEEDDVVFVCMTTGHDNDTAVENFVEGNDVAGAIVDDGKEMSDKESLKMSDAAPDDAGDQLASEKSGTEDNDAMEEASGKPKKKPKKKGGRAPKRKKKGRVVRKAADDKEESSTADENRAQADLPAAEEEAERVVLSGGTMTENKEESIVATTVGDDDTESIVKETEMKVDEMEKDSELLATENEHIERDLQSWLQEDGISSDNWELIYRGTRDGFNKGPTITLIKSVGDCIFGGYSDVSWSSSSSGYVRSTDAFLFVFVSSSLGTTPFRGHVVGDPACMLYIRTAGGAQHLDMVPTFNCG